In Eubalaena glacialis isolate mEubGla1 chromosome 3, mEubGla1.1.hap2.+ XY, whole genome shotgun sequence, the following are encoded in one genomic region:
- the LOC133088705 gene encoding LOW QUALITY PROTEIN: succinyl-CoA:3-ketoacid coenzyme A transferase 2, mitochondrial-like (The sequence of the model RefSeq protein was modified relative to this genomic sequence to represent the inferred CDS: inserted 1 base in 1 codon; deleted 2 bases in 2 codons; substituted 1 base at 1 genomic stop codon) — protein sequence MAALRLLESALRRRVPAGRSVPALATGGVCGFASSARARAKSYADPVEAVRDIPDAARIMVRGFGLCAIPENLIGALLKTRVKDLTVVSSNVGEENFGLGLFLVTKQITRVVCSYLGENSLCEHQYLAGELELEIMPQGTLAERIRAGGAGVPAFHTPTAYGTLAQEGGAPSKYLEDGHIAILSQPREVREFHGQHYLLGHAVRHAEFALVKGWKADRAGNAIFRASARNFNVPTCKAARTSVVESEEIVDLGSFAPEDIHVPNIYIDRGIQGEKYEKRNEHIMIWKEDDEICKSADSIRTRIIKGAALEFEDGLYANLGIGIPLLATNYISPIITVHLHSENGILGLDLFPLKEEVDSDLNNVGKXVTLLPGGCFFSSDESFAMIQGRHIDLTLLGAMQVSKHSDLANWMIPGKNVKGMGGAMDLVSSTKTRVVVTMEHSTKANEPKILEXCTRPLTGNWCVDRFDREGEIITEKAVFDVRGLTLIELWDGLMAEDIEKSTGRTFGVSPNLRPMQQVET from the exons ATGGCAGCCCTGCGGCTCCTGGAGTCTGCGCTCAGGCGCCGGGTTCCCGCCGGCCGCTCGGTGCCCGCGCTGGCGACGGGCGGTGTGTGCGGCTTCGCCAGCAGCGCTCGCGCGCGTGCCAAGTCCTACGCGGACCCCGTGGAGGCCGTGAGAGACATCCCGGACGCCGCGAGGATCATGGTCCGGGGCTTCGGCCTCTGCGCGATCCCGGAGAACCTGATAGGGGCGCTGCTCAAGACCCGCGTGAAGGACTTGACCGTGGTCAGCAGCAACGTGGGGGAGGAGAACTTCGGGCTCGGCCTTTTCCTGGTGACCAAGCAGATCACCCGCGTCGTCTGCTCGTACCTGGGGGAGAACTCGCTCTGCGAGCACCAGTACCTGGCGGGCGAGCTGGAGCTGGAGATCATGCCCCAGGGCACCCTGGCCGAGCGCATCCGCGCGGGGGGCGCCGGCGTGCCCGCCTTCCACACCCCCACGGCCTACGGGACCCTGGCCCAGGAGGGAGGCGCACCCAGCAAGTACTTAGAGGACGGCCACATCGCCATCCTGAGTCAGCCCAGGGAGGTGAGGGAGTTCCACGGACAGCACTACCTTCTGGGGCACGCCGTCCGTCAC GCCGAGTTTGCTTTGGTGAAAGGGTGGAAGGCCGACCGGGCCGGAAACGCCATCTTCAGGGCCAGCGCCAGGAACTTCAACGTGCCCACGTGCAAAGCTGCGAGAACCTCAGTGGTGGAGAGTGAAGAAATTGTGGACCTGGGGTCGTTTGCCCCAGAGGACATCCATGTTCCTAACATTTACATAGATCGAGGAATACAGggagaaaaatatgagaaaagaaatgagcaCATAATGATCTGGAAAGAGGATGATGAAATATGCAAGTCTGCAGATAGTATAAGGACACGGATCATCAAGGGGGCAGCTCTTGAATTTGAGGACGGCCTGTATGCCAATTTGGGCATAGGAATCCCTCTTCTGGCCACCAACTACATCAGCCCCATTATAACCGTTCATCTTCACAGTGAAAATGGAATCTTGGGCTTGGATCTGTTTCCACTGAAAGAGGAGGTGGATTCAGATCTCAACAATGTGGGCA CAGTCACCCTTCTTCCTGGgggctgttttttctccagtgATGAATCATTTGCCATGATTCAAGGCAGACACATCGACCTAACCTTGCTGGGAGCCATGCAGGTTTCCAAACACAGTGACCTGGCTAACTGGATGATACCTGGCAAGAATGTGAAAGGAATG GGGGGTGCGATGGATCTGGTGTCCAGTACCAAGACCAGAGTGGTGGTCACCATGGAGCACTCCACCAAGGCCAATGAACCCAAAATCTTGGAGTAATGCACCAGACCATTGACTGGGAATTGGTGCGTGGACCGCTTTGACCGAGAAGGTGAAATCATCACCGAGAAGGCCGTGTTTGACGTGAGAGGACTGACCCTCATCGAGCTCTGGGACGGCCTGATGGCGGAGGACATCGAAAAGAGCACGGGGAGAACCTTTGGCGTCTCCCCAAATCTCAGACCCATGCAGCAGGTCGAAACCTAG